The following coding sequences lie in one Filimonas effusa genomic window:
- the idi gene encoding isopentenyl-diphosphate Delta-isomerase, producing the protein MEKVILVDENDCMIGTAGKMEAHRNAMLHRAFSVFIFNAQGKMLLQQRADTKYHSGGLWTNACCSHPRPEEATLVAAERRLTEEMGFTTPLTSVFSFVYQAPFDNGLVEYEYDHVFVGEYNGVIRPDSSEVKDFCFKYAEEIADSLREFPEKYTAWFHIAFPKLLDYLESRAKIAV; encoded by the coding sequence ATGGAAAAAGTAATTCTGGTAGATGAAAATGATTGCATGATTGGCACCGCCGGTAAAATGGAGGCTCATAGAAATGCTATGTTGCATCGTGCTTTCAGCGTGTTTATCTTTAATGCACAAGGCAAAATGCTTTTACAGCAAAGGGCCGATACCAAATATCACAGCGGAGGCTTATGGACGAACGCCTGTTGCAGTCATCCCCGTCCCGAAGAGGCTACGCTTGTTGCAGCAGAACGCAGGCTAACAGAAGAGATGGGCTTTACCACACCTTTAACCAGTGTATTCAGTTTTGTATATCAGGCGCCTTTCGATAATGGGCTGGTTGAATATGAATATGACCATGTGTTTGTAGGAGAGTACAATGGTGTGATAAGGCCGGATAGCAGCGAAGTAAAAGATTTCTGTTTTAAATACGCCGAAGAAATTGCCGATTCTCTGCGAGAGTTTCCCGAAAAATATACAGCCTGGTTCCATATCGCATTTCCTAAGTTGCTGGACTATCTGGAATCAAGGGCAAAAATAGCGGTATAG
- a CDS encoding phytoene/squalene synthase family protein, with protein MIQLFHAASGACSRMFTEQYSTSFASAIRLLHKDMRMPIYHIYGFVRLADEIVDSFHDYDKRQLLAQLKADTMNAIRDGISLNPVLHSFQITVNSFKIEHALIDAFFRSMELDLDKKSYDQNAYDEYIYGSAEVVGLMCLSVFCEGKAALYEKLKSYARSLGAAFQKVNFLRDVKADMQQLERFYFPQCDFRNFSQNHKNEIEEDIRKDFDKAFEGIRLLPLKARFGVYVAYKYYLSLFNKIRRVQPHRIWEERIRIPDYGKLFIVAKAGVRMRLNLL; from the coding sequence ATGATCCAACTGTTCCATGCAGCAAGCGGTGCCTGCAGCAGGATGTTTACTGAACAATACAGCACCTCTTTCGCCTCCGCTATAAGGCTGCTGCATAAAGATATGCGCATGCCCATCTATCACATCTACGGCTTTGTAAGGCTTGCAGATGAGATCGTTGATTCCTTTCACGACTATGATAAACGGCAACTGCTGGCGCAGTTGAAAGCCGATACTATGAATGCTATTCGTGACGGTATCAGCCTCAACCCGGTTTTGCATAGTTTTCAGATCACAGTCAATTCCTTTAAAATTGAACATGCGTTGATTGATGCTTTTTTCCGTAGTATGGAACTTGACCTGGATAAAAAAAGCTATGATCAGAATGCCTACGATGAATACATTTATGGTAGTGCAGAAGTCGTTGGCTTAATGTGTTTGTCTGTATTTTGTGAAGGGAAAGCAGCGCTTTACGAAAAACTGAAATCATATGCGAGAAGCCTGGGGGCGGCTTTTCAAAAAGTAAATTTCCTGCGTGATGTGAAAGCGGATATGCAGCAGTTGGAGAGATTCTACTTTCCGCAATGCGATTTCAGAAATTTCTCGCAAAACCATAAAAATGAAATAGAAGAAGATATCCGCAAAGATTTCGACAAAGCATTCGAAGGCATCAGGTTATTGCCACTGAAGGCGCGTTTTGGGGTCTATGTGGCATATAAATACTATCTTTCGTTGTTTAATAAGATCAGGCGTGTGCAGCCACATCGTATCTGGGAAGAAAGGATCCGCATTCCCGATTACGGAAAATTATTTATCGTCGCCAAAGCAGGAGTAAGGATGCGGCTGAACTTATTATAA
- a CDS encoding phytoene desaturase family protein → MQEKVVVIGSGFAGLSAACFLARDGYQVRVIEKNSMPGGRARKFTAQGFTFDMGPSWYWMPDVFERFFQQFGRSVGEFYSLKRLDPSYRIYWEKEISDIPADYSALCQLFESLEPGSSHQLDQFLEEAAFKYRVGMNKLVHKPGLSIKELFDKDLFAGLLRLDVFTSMQKHLTKHFKNEHLQQLMGFPVLFLGALPQKIPALYSLMNYADIKGGTWYPENGMYSIVDAMYRLAKELGVTFHFNETVSQTIIEKRSVKKLVTDKATYDVDIVVGGADYHHIETNLLPQQFRSYSTAYWDSRVMAPGCLIYYVGLNKKLENITHHSLFFDTSFSLHGLEIYEMPQWPSDPLFYVSAPSVTDPSVAPPGCENLFFLIPVASGLQNDSEELRNYYFENIVTRMEKRTGQKIKEAIIYKRSFAHSDFISEYNAFKGNAYGLANTLLQTAHLKPSCKSKKLDNLFYTGQLTVPGPGVPPSLISGELVATHITNAYSR, encoded by the coding sequence GTGCAGGAAAAAGTAGTTGTCATTGGAAGTGGTTTCGCCGGCTTGTCGGCAGCCTGTTTTCTTGCCCGCGATGGATACCAGGTCCGGGTAATAGAAAAGAATAGTATGCCTGGTGGACGTGCCCGTAAGTTCACGGCCCAGGGGTTTACCTTCGATATGGGCCCCAGCTGGTACTGGATGCCCGACGTCTTTGAACGTTTTTTTCAACAGTTCGGACGATCGGTTGGGGAATTTTATTCCCTTAAGCGGCTCGATCCTTCTTACCGTATTTACTGGGAAAAAGAAATTTCTGATATTCCCGCAGATTATTCCGCATTATGCCAGCTGTTCGAATCTCTGGAACCTGGCAGTTCCCATCAATTGGATCAATTCCTTGAAGAGGCAGCTTTTAAGTACCGGGTAGGTATGAATAAACTGGTACATAAGCCAGGGTTATCCATAAAAGAGCTGTTCGATAAAGACCTGTTTGCCGGCCTGTTGCGCCTGGATGTCTTTACTTCCATGCAAAAACATCTGACCAAACATTTCAAAAATGAACACCTGCAGCAGCTGATGGGGTTTCCCGTACTTTTCCTCGGCGCCCTCCCGCAAAAGATTCCCGCTTTATATAGTCTCATGAACTACGCAGATATCAAGGGCGGCACCTGGTATCCTGAAAATGGCATGTATAGTATTGTCGATGCGATGTACCGCCTGGCAAAGGAACTGGGCGTTACCTTCCATTTCAACGAAACGGTATCCCAAACTATCATCGAGAAACGGAGCGTAAAAAAGCTGGTTACCGATAAGGCTACCTACGATGTAGATATTGTGGTAGGAGGTGCAGACTATCATCATATAGAAACCAACCTGCTTCCGCAGCAGTTTCGCAGTTACTCCACAGCGTATTGGGATAGCCGTGTGATGGCGCCTGGCTGCCTTATTTACTACGTGGGACTAAACAAAAAGCTCGAAAACATTACCCACCATTCGTTATTTTTCGACACTTCTTTCAGCTTACACGGCTTAGAGATCTACGAAATGCCTCAATGGCCATCCGATCCCTTGTTTTATGTAAGTGCACCTTCTGTTACCGATCCTTCGGTTGCACCTCCGGGTTGCGAAAACCTTTTCTTCTTAATTCCCGTAGCTTCTGGTTTACAAAATGATTCCGAAGAACTCAGGAATTACTATTTTGAAAATATTGTAACCCGCATGGAAAAACGTACCGGCCAGAAGATCAAAGAGGCCATCATATATAAAAGATCGTTCGCGCACAGCGATTTTATCAGCGAATACAATGCCTTTAAAGGCAATGCCTACGGATTGGCAAACACTTTGCTTCAAACAGCCCACCTGAAACCCTCTTGTAAAAGCAAAAAATTAGATAACCTGTTTTATACCGGGCAATTAACTGTTCCCGGTCCCGGAGTGCCTCCCAGTCTTATCAGCGGAGAACTGGTGGCCACTCATATAACGAATGCTTACAGTCGATAA
- a CDS encoding RNA polymerase sigma factor, which yields MSTIEFNQMLMSNVDFLKPFAVTLTRDTESAKDLFQETLYRALANRDKYSVGTNIKAWLYTIMRNVFINNYRRKAKQNVLFDHTPDDFLLNQNQSATTNGALVSINMKEIQHALKSLPEIFRGPFVMYYEGFKYYEISEMLGEPLGTIKSRIHFARKLLKLQLKRY from the coding sequence ATGTCAACTATCGAATTCAATCAAATGCTGATGAGCAATGTGGACTTCCTGAAGCCCTTTGCCGTAACGCTAACCCGAGACACCGAATCTGCCAAGGACCTGTTCCAGGAAACCTTGTACCGCGCCCTTGCCAACAGGGATAAATACAGCGTAGGTACTAATATCAAAGCCTGGCTTTATACCATCATGCGCAACGTATTTATCAATAACTACAGGCGCAAGGCCAAGCAAAATGTCCTTTTCGACCACACTCCCGACGACTTCCTCCTGAATCAGAACCAATCCGCTACCACCAACGGAGCGCTGGTAAGCATCAATATGAAGGAGATCCAGCATGCGCTCAAAAGCCTGCCTGAGATCTTTCGGGGACCGTTTGTCATGTACTATGAGGGGTTCAAATATTACGAAATCTCAGAAATGCTGGGCGAGCCATTGGGGACCATCAAAAGCAGGATCCACTTTGCCCGTAAACTGTTGAAATTGCAGTTAAAGCGCTACTGA
- the tnpB gene encoding IS66 family insertion sequence element accessory protein TnpB: MSSLLQLGTHRCYHLYRKETDMRKGFNQLCGIITNEPGRQVTQGDAFIFINRPRTQILPII, encoded by the coding sequence ATGAGTAGTTTATTGCAGCTTGGTACACACCGCTGTTATCATTTGTACCGAAAAGAGACTGATATGCGCAAGGGCTTCAACCAATTGTGCGGTATCATTACCAATGAACCAGGCAGACAGGTAACGCAAGGTGATGCTTTTATTTTTATCAACCGGCCTCGTACACAGATACTCCCTATAATTTAG
- the tnpA gene encoding IS66 family insertion sequence element accessory protein TnpA encodes MERTSAVNHRHFRGRAVIVELLEAHRQSGLSIKDFCVNRCIPEGSFHNWRRRYGKENTASVSSSFAPIQLNTGSASLFAEVNGIKLYQPVSAAYLKELCS; translated from the coding sequence ATGGAAAGAACTTCCGCCGTAAATCATCGGCATTTTCGTGGTCGTGCTGTAATAGTGGAACTGTTGGAAGCTCATCGTCAAAGTGGGTTGAGTATAAAGGACTTTTGTGTTAATCGATGTATTCCTGAAGGCAGTTTTCATAATTGGCGGCGACGTTATGGCAAAGAAAATACGGCATCTGTCAGCAGTTCGTTTGCTCCTATACAATTGAATACTGGCTCTGCCAGCTTATTTGCGGAGGTAAACGGTATAAAGCTCTACCAGCCTGTTAGCGCTGCTTATCTTAAAGAGCTTTGCTCATGA
- the tnpC gene encoding IS66 family transposase encodes MLQSNYLHADETPIKVMDKDKKGETHRGYYWVYQNSIAKTVLFDYQEGRGREGPVEILKDFKGYLQTDGYVAYDVFAKKQDITLIHCMAHAQRMFNDALDNDEARASHAMEEIQKLYVIERICKKQQLNFEEVTEVRRIKSVPILKSMDLWLQQQYVQVLPQSAIGKAIAYSLQRWKRLSTYVNDGKLNIDNNPVENSIRPVALGRKNYLFAGSHEAAKRSGMLYSRMYALIAQCESSGLSVKQFCKEQAITAATYYYWHKKYHSPDVAQRSKETSRNFYSSH; translated from the coding sequence GTGTTACAAAGTAATTACCTGCATGCCGATGAAACACCTATCAAAGTGATGGATAAGGATAAGAAAGGTGAAACACATCGCGGGTATTACTGGGTATACCAGAACAGCATTGCTAAAACGGTATTGTTTGACTACCAGGAAGGCCGTGGCAGAGAGGGGCCGGTTGAAATACTCAAAGATTTTAAAGGCTATCTGCAAACCGATGGCTACGTAGCATATGATGTTTTTGCTAAAAAGCAGGACATTACGCTAATCCATTGCATGGCACATGCCCAGCGTATGTTTAATGACGCGTTGGATAATGATGAAGCCCGTGCTTCTCACGCCATGGAGGAGATACAAAAATTATATGTAATTGAACGCATCTGCAAGAAGCAGCAGTTGAACTTTGAGGAAGTAACGGAAGTTCGCAGGATCAAATCTGTTCCTATCCTAAAGTCAATGGACTTATGGCTGCAACAGCAATATGTACAGGTCTTACCTCAAAGCGCTATCGGCAAAGCGATCGCCTATAGTCTGCAACGATGGAAAAGGTTATCGACCTACGTCAATGACGGCAAACTGAACATCGACAACAATCCAGTTGAGAATAGTATCCGCCCCGTCGCCCTGGGCAGAAAGAATTATTTGTTTGCTGGTAGTCATGAAGCGGCTAAAAGAAGCGGCATGCTATACTCCCGCATGTATGCGTTGATCGCCCAATGTGAATCCAGTGGGTTAAGTGTAAAGCAATTTTGTAAAGAACAGGCCATAACCGCTGCCACCTATTACTACTGGCATAAAAAATATCATTCCCCTGATGTAGCGCAAAGAAGCAAAGAGACAAGTCGCAATTTTTATTCTTCCCACTAA
- a CDS encoding sugar transferase, whose translation MYSIIKRLFDFLLALVLILFLLPFLLPIILILKLSGEGFIFYYQKRIGFKNTYFDIIKFATMLKNSPNMGTGSITLRNDPRLLPLGKFLRKTKINELPQILNVLKGDMSIVGPRPLVDRTFNAYPESIRYRIYESKPGITGIGSVVFRDEEKLISESSLPPHEFYEKVIAPYKGALEIWYNEHKSFRVDLIIMFSTAWVILFSESKIIHRFFKDLPQRNLS comes from the coding sequence ATGTATTCAATTATTAAGCGTTTGTTCGATTTTTTGTTGGCACTGGTTCTTATTCTATTTTTGCTTCCTTTTTTGCTTCCAATAATTCTGATTTTGAAATTATCTGGAGAGGGGTTTATCTTTTACTATCAAAAGAGGATTGGCTTCAAAAACACTTATTTTGACATTATTAAGTTCGCCACCATGTTGAAGAATAGCCCCAACATGGGAACGGGGTCTATTACACTTCGAAATGATCCCCGACTTTTACCGCTAGGGAAATTCCTGCGGAAGACAAAAATAAATGAACTACCCCAGATTTTAAATGTATTAAAAGGGGACATGAGTATTGTGGGCCCCAGGCCACTTGTTGATAGGACTTTTAATGCCTATCCTGAAAGTATACGATATAGAATTTATGAATCTAAGCCGGGTATTACTGGAATTGGTTCGGTTGTATTTCGTGATGAAGAGAAACTGATTTCAGAGTCATCTTTACCACCACATGAGTTTTATGAGAAGGTAATAGCTCCTTATAAAGGCGCTCTTGAAATCTGGTATAATGAACATAAAAGTTTTCGCGTCGATTTAATTATTATGTTTTCTACTGCGTGGGTCATTTTGTTTTCCGAAAGCAAAATAATACACCGTTTTTTTAAGGACCTACCCCAGAGGAATTTATCTTAA
- a CDS encoding polysaccharide biosynthesis protein, translating to MTSDVFDVEMFIKDNVTMRKSSFFASDILSSHEILNKEIADKNVLVIGGAGTIGASFIKAILKYPVRKLYVVDTNENGLTELVRDLRSSKDLNLPEVLKTYPINFNDIIFEKLFKQEGRFHIVANFAAHKHVRSEKDLFSIEAMINNNVINAKRLLDLLVEFPPEHFFCVSTDKAANPVNIMGASKKLMENIIMAYSNKLKITTARFANVAFSNGSLLAGFFERILKKQPLSCPSDVKRYFVSPSEAGEICLLACILGTSGDIFFPKLSIEDDLVSFASIIEPFLAQFGLTVDICGSEEEAKVKAANLQVNAYPVYLFGSETSGEKLYEEFYTDSEQPDMDLYNSLGVIKVKERMSIEAASLVVKQIEDFFKTNNSEKSSLVELLNAMLPDFRHIETGLNLDQKM from the coding sequence ATGACGTCTGATGTTTTCGATGTAGAAATGTTTATAAAAGACAATGTTACAATGCGTAAAAGTAGTTTTTTTGCTAGTGACATATTATCGTCTCACGAAATTCTAAATAAAGAAATTGCCGATAAGAATGTATTGGTTATAGGTGGTGCGGGAACAATAGGAGCCTCTTTTATAAAAGCAATTTTAAAATATCCGGTTCGTAAGCTTTATGTGGTTGATACAAATGAGAATGGGCTTACTGAGTTGGTTAGGGATTTAAGAAGTTCAAAAGACTTAAATCTTCCTGAGGTTCTTAAGACATATCCTATAAATTTCAATGATATTATTTTTGAAAAGCTGTTCAAGCAGGAAGGTCGGTTCCATATAGTTGCAAATTTTGCAGCTCATAAGCATGTTCGTAGTGAGAAGGATCTTTTTTCTATTGAAGCTATGATTAATAATAATGTTATTAATGCGAAACGTTTATTGGATTTATTAGTTGAGTTTCCGCCGGAACACTTTTTTTGTGTTTCTACCGATAAGGCTGCCAATCCTGTTAATATTATGGGGGCAAGCAAAAAGTTAATGGAAAATATTATCATGGCTTACTCTAATAAGCTTAAGATAACGACAGCTCGTTTTGCAAATGTAGCTTTTTCGAATGGGAGCCTCTTGGCTGGTTTTTTTGAACGTATTTTGAAGAAACAACCTCTTTCTTGTCCTTCAGACGTGAAGCGATATTTTGTATCTCCATCGGAAGCAGGGGAGATTTGTCTGTTGGCATGTATTTTAGGGACTAGCGGGGATATCTTTTTTCCTAAATTGTCAATTGAAGATGATTTAGTCAGTTTTGCTTCCATTATTGAGCCTTTTCTTGCCCAGTTTGGGTTAACAGTAGATATTTGTGGAAGTGAAGAGGAGGCGAAGGTAAAAGCTGCAAATCTACAAGTTAATGCTTACCCCGTTTATTTGTTTGGTAGTGAAACATCCGGCGAAAAATTATATGAGGAGTTTTATACCGATTCAGAGCAGCCTGATATGGATTTATATAATTCGTTAGGAGTTATAAAAGTAAAAGAGAGGATGTCAATAGAAGCGGCTAGCTTAGTTGTGAAACAAATTGAAGATTTTTTCAAGACTAATAATTCTGAAAAATCGAGTTTGGTTGAGTTGTTAAATGCCATGTTGCCGGATTTCAGGCACATTGAAACAGGGCTTAATCTTGATCAAAAAATGTAA
- a CDS encoding NAD-dependent epimerase/dehydratase family protein, with the protein MKITITGSSGFIGRNLSSYLEENLNVEIVKIGRPQIYDGSYVDLLGDVVIHLAGKAHDVKNSSAEDEYYKANFELTRQLYDVFLKSDSRIFIFVSSVKAVRDNCTESLTEDIIPSPQSPYGKSKLMAEEYIMANKPPEGKSYFILRPCMVHGPGNKGNMNLLYSFVNKGVPWVFGAFQNKRSFCSVENFCFVINELVQRNDIYSGIYNIADDTPLSTNELISLIANASHKRIHIYKVSKRFIKAIFKLGDILGLPINTDKLDKMTSSYIVENSKLIKALGKGLPVGAKEGLIRTFQSFRNKDKFI; encoded by the coding sequence ATGAAAATCACAATAACCGGCAGTAGTGGCTTTATCGGTAGAAATCTTTCTTCTTATCTCGAGGAGAATCTAAACGTTGAAATTGTAAAAATAGGAAGACCGCAAATTTATGATGGATCATATGTTGATTTGCTGGGCGATGTTGTTATTCATCTGGCGGGGAAAGCACATGATGTGAAGAATAGCAGTGCGGAAGACGAATATTATAAGGCAAATTTTGAATTGACTAGGCAGCTGTATGATGTGTTCTTAAAGTCTGATTCTCGGATATTTATTTTTGTAAGCTCTGTCAAGGCAGTTCGGGATAACTGTACAGAATCTCTGACAGAGGACATTATTCCTTCCCCACAATCTCCGTATGGCAAGTCAAAGTTAATGGCAGAGGAATATATCATGGCAAATAAGCCTCCTGAAGGTAAGTCATATTTTATACTTCGTCCCTGTATGGTTCATGGGCCGGGCAATAAAGGAAACATGAACTTATTGTATAGTTTTGTAAATAAAGGAGTGCCGTGGGTATTTGGGGCTTTTCAAAATAAGAGGTCATTTTGCAGTGTTGAAAATTTTTGTTTTGTGATCAACGAACTTGTTCAAAGAAATGATATCTATTCTGGTATTTATAATATTGCAGACGATACTCCTCTATCAACGAATGAGTTAATTAGTTTAATTGCTAATGCTTCTCACAAGAGGATTCATATATATAAGGTTTCGAAACGCTTTATAAAGGCCATTTTTAAATTGGGTGATATTTTGGGATTGCCTATAAATACGGATAAGCTGGATAAGATGACAAGTAGCTATATTGTTGAGAACTCAAAATTGATAAAGGCTTTAGGGAAAGGGCTCCCTGTTGGTGCAAAAGAAGGGTTGATAAGGACTTTTCAGTCGTTTAGAAATAAGGATAAATTTATTTAG
- a CDS encoding glycosyltransferase family 4 protein, producing the protein MKCLHVVNISFVLPYYIGGQFDFLRDKGVSFYVACTPSEFLNQYAEEKNFFSIPITVAREINIIKDVKSVFELVRVIRKNKIDVVIGHTPKGGLLAMTASYLAGRKNRIYFRHGLMYETSKGMKKVLLKSIEKLTGMLASKVVCVSPSVLEISNREALSDAGKNIILNRGTCNGIDLRRFNKTAVCHKRVEEVRRKYGINSDKKIIGYVGRLVNDKGINELVGGWRLLREKYSDIILLLAGPFEDRDSLPERTKEVLRNDESIICTGLIDEVELFYSMMDFFILPSYREGFPTVVLEASAMELPVLTTRVTGCCDSIRDGETGCFIENDPTDIANKMKYYLDNPEIAKEHGRNGRIFVEKNFQQEIIWNDIASLIFNLDNHENHNNRQ; encoded by the coding sequence ATGAAGTGTTTACATGTAGTTAACATCTCTTTCGTTTTGCCCTACTATATTGGAGGGCAATTTGATTTTTTAAGGGATAAAGGGGTGTCGTTTTATGTCGCGTGTACACCATCTGAGTTTCTAAATCAGTATGCTGAAGAAAAAAATTTTTTTTCGATTCCAATAACAGTTGCCAGAGAGATTAATATTATAAAAGATGTTAAGTCTGTCTTTGAACTTGTAAGGGTAATAAGAAAAAACAAGATAGATGTTGTAATAGGGCATACCCCTAAAGGAGGTTTACTAGCTATGACAGCTTCTTATCTAGCGGGAAGAAAGAACAGGATATACTTTAGACATGGCCTGATGTACGAGACCTCTAAGGGGATGAAAAAGGTCCTGCTCAAAAGCATTGAGAAATTAACTGGCATGTTGGCGAGTAAAGTTGTTTGTGTTAGCCCTTCTGTTTTAGAGATAAGTAACAGGGAAGCGCTTAGTGATGCAGGTAAGAATATTATTCTAAATAGAGGGACATGTAATGGGATAGATTTGCGGAGATTTAATAAGACGGCAGTGTGTCATAAGCGAGTTGAAGAAGTTCGAAGGAAATATGGGATTAATAGTGACAAAAAAATTATAGGGTATGTAGGAAGGTTAGTTAATGATAAAGGCATTAATGAACTTGTTGGTGGTTGGCGTTTGTTAAGGGAAAAGTACAGTGATATAATACTGTTATTGGCCGGTCCGTTCGAAGACAGGGATTCTTTACCAGAACGGACTAAAGAGGTATTGAGAAATGATGAATCAATCATTTGTACAGGATTGATTGATGAAGTGGAGTTGTTTTATTCAATGATGGATTTTTTTATTTTACCTTCTTATAGGGAAGGATTTCCAACGGTTGTATTAGAAGCTTCGGCTATGGAATTGCCTGTACTTACAACAAGGGTTACAGGGTGCTGTGATTCTATCCGGGATGGGGAAACAGGTTGTTTTATAGAGAACGATCCTACTGACATAGCCAACAAAATGAAATATTACCTGGATAATCCAGAGATAGCAAAAGAGCACGGTCGGAACGGAAGAATATTTGTTGAAAAAAACTTTCAACAGGAAATTATTTGGAATGATATTGCCAGCCTTATTTTTAATTTAGACAATCATGAAAATCACAATAACCGGCAGTAG
- a CDS encoding NAD(P)-binding protein, translating to MKIGIIGSGISGLSIANLLKDKHDVQVFEKEQQPGGLIKCERVQDCLFHKVGGHVFNSKNEKVLNWFWGHFDKDSEFVKVKRNAKVFFNNSIIGYPIENYVYLMKPSLVKDITKELLELSKRPGKSPFEYENFELFLKGNFGQTLFDIYFQPYNYKIWKTDLGTISMEWLEGKLPMPDYAEILYSNIIRIEEEKMVHASFFYPKDGGSQFIVDRFKKELQIHSGAAVNVVTEMEGHLEVNGASFDKLIYCGDIRKLPAFCKSILAESDVDVAYLENLRSNGTSNLFCETDATDVSWLYIPESFTEAHRIIYTGNFSSSNNKGSKRTTCVVEFSGKVSYEKMLEESKKLPGNLKALACNYEPNSYVIQDNRTREEVGKAKKALEKRGIYLLGRFAEWEYYNMDKAIEAAFSLAEHFD from the coding sequence ATGAAAATAGGTATTATAGGGAGTGGAATTTCTGGCTTAAGCATTGCTAATTTGTTGAAAGACAAGCATGATGTGCAGGTATTTGAAAAAGAACAGCAACCTGGTGGGCTTATTAAGTGTGAAAGAGTGCAGGATTGCCTTTTTCATAAAGTGGGGGGACATGTATTTAATTCAAAGAACGAAAAAGTGCTGAACTGGTTTTGGGGGCATTTTGATAAAGATAGTGAGTTTGTGAAGGTGAAGCGTAATGCCAAAGTTTTTTTCAATAATTCAATTATAGGATATCCTATCGAAAACTATGTTTATCTGATGAAACCGTCTTTGGTTAAAGATATTACCAAGGAGTTGTTAGAGCTTTCTAAACGTCCCGGAAAATCACCTTTTGAATATGAGAACTTTGAATTGTTTTTAAAAGGGAATTTTGGACAAACACTGTTCGATATTTACTTTCAGCCATATAACTATAAGATCTGGAAAACTGACTTAGGTACTATTTCTATGGAATGGCTGGAAGGTAAGTTGCCTATGCCGGATTATGCTGAAATATTATATAGTAATATCATAAGGATAGAGGAAGAGAAGATGGTGCACGCCAGCTTCTTTTATCCTAAAGACGGAGGATCACAGTTCATTGTCGACAGGTTTAAGAAAGAGCTACAGATTCATTCAGGTGCAGCTGTTAACGTTGTGACAGAAATGGAGGGGCATTTAGAGGTAAACGGTGCTTCATTTGATAAGTTAATATATTGTGGTGATATAAGAAAGCTACCTGCTTTTTGTAAATCTATTCTTGCAGAAAGCGATGTGGATGTTGCGTATCTCGAAAACTTGCGTTCGAATGGTACCTCTAATCTATTCTGTGAAACTGATGCAACAGATGTTTCGTGGTTGTATATACCTGAGAGTTTTACAGAGGCGCACAGAATTATTTACACTGGTAATTTTAGTAGTAGTAATAATAAAGGAAGTAAGAGAACCACTTGTGTTGTGGAGTTCTCGGGCAAGGTAAGCTATGAAAAAATGCTGGAGGAAAGCAAAAAATTACCAGGTAATTTAAAGGCACTTGCTTGTAATTATGAACCTAATTCCTATGTGATACAAGACAATAGAACAAGGGAAGAAGTAGGTAAGGCGAAAAAAGCATTGGAAAAGCGGGGCATCTACTTGTTAGGGAGATTTGCGGAATGGGAATACTATAACATGGACAAAGCGATTGAGGCTGCATTCAGTCTTGCAGAACATTTTGATTAA